A region of the Denticeps clupeoides chromosome 12, fDenClu1.1, whole genome shotgun sequence genome:
ctcctccctctctccccctgtccctctctctctggctccCAGTGTGTGCGCGCCATCGTGCTGCACGCGCCCGGACTTTATTCTGGATTAAAACAAGGTCAAGCACGCGCAGAGGTACGTAgcacttttattatttaaagaaaGTTATTCCAGATCAACCAGAATTCATTTGATTATAATACAcgataataaatacaaacagtgaACGAGGATGGAATTAAAagagatgaataaataatcacTGACTGTGTAATATTCTGAGCCCTCCTGGAGATACGCAGGGGTCCGAACCCCCGGATCCGGTACCGGGCAGTGCGGATCGATGGGGAATtcattgattttattatttttttttatttctacactGGTCGACTTAAGGTGTGAAGTGCGTGAAGCCACGTGGTTCTCCAGCCTTGATTTATGGATGCAATAATTCAAATAGTTGAGTTCATTAGAGGTGATGAAAGGTGGCCGTCtgcttaggaacgtgacagtgCCTGAATTCCTGATGATCTCACTCCAGGGATGAAGCAGGCTTCTTTATGGAacattttggaaatgtttttcatttaatggTGATTTTTAATATGGACGGTCAGTGAAGGGTTTCAGAAGCTCATCATTATCTCCCCTTTCATCCTCTCTTCCCCCTTCTCCTGTGATCACTGTGCCGGTTTAGGATTTAGAGTCCGGCCGTGTGGCTCTGCTGCTTTAGCATGTGCGGCGTGGACGCGGAGCTGGATGACGGGGTGGAGGATGACAGGGACCAGGAGGACGAGTTCGTCCTCGCCGAGGGAGCCCGCATGCTGCCGCCTCCCGTGGCCCACTGCGAGGGCGGCGCCTGGGGGGGCCGGAGGAGTCGCTGTGGCTGCCTGGCGTCGGGCGCCGGCCTGCTGCTGTGGAACGTGGCCCTGGCCGCGACCTGCCTGCTCCTGCTGGCGGCCGTGTTTGCCCTGGTGCTCCTGCCTGCCCTGCTCCTGCTCTACGCCGGCTTCCTCTGCCACTCGCGGGTgatgcatccatccatcaaacaggcaacattaaaacattcagaatggtgctgatgctgatgctttTTCTCCTGATGCACtacaatttgataataataaCTCAATTCGCTCACATTTATTGCACTCTGAACAattgaacattaacatttaagtaTGCTGTCTTGGACACACTGCAAAggataatttttaaaaataaaacaataaaacgtcAGCTTAATAAATGATACAtgctataaataaaatttttttgtaaaaggatATGAGACTTGATTAAAATTAACTCTCGTTTTTTTCTAATTTAGCAAATCAAAAAATTCTGTTTATGTGAAAAGGGCATTAAAAGAATAGAATTAAAATGCTACAGCTCACAAACAGGGATAAATGGATCATTCACCAACTTCGGTGATGCTGTAGTGGACATGTGTGGGGTTGTACAGCACAGAGGGAAACAGACTTTTTTATAAAGGCTCTAGATGTTCGAACGTGTggaatatgtttattttattcccTATTTGTCTAAATCATTAGGCCATAAcaagtgattgacagctcagggggttttcctaTCTGACATAAAGCAGAAGCCCAGGAGAGAGCCTGTCACACACCGCTTCCtcttgatacacacacacacacacacacacacacacacacacactaaccacTAATCCAGTTTCTCCTCTACAACAGGTTCTGGCCTCACCTTCCACAATCTGCCATTACCTTGACGACAACAGTTGTTCCGCCCTCATCATCCTGGGCTTTGTGATGATGTCACCTCTTGTGGTGGTGGCCGCAGCGACCTTCTGTGGCCTCCTCCGCCACCTACGACTCCTCTGGTTCTTCCAGCCAATCTCAGGCGCCTGGTACCAAGGCCGGGGGTTATGCTGGAGAGAAGATTTGCGTGCCTGGGTCTGATGACGTGACAGACGTGTCAAAGGTCACAGAGCTCAGGCAGAGGttcaatattgtattttaacaCACTCCATAATTATAGCGTAGTGCCATCCACAGACTGGTCAAGGTAACCAGGCGTATTTCCAGCTCACCTCACCTCAACCGGCCAGTTTTCCCATCGCTGGGTGATTGGTGGGAGAACACAGTTCCTCCTACTTAATTATATCTGATGCATGCCGATGCTCAATCGAGTCAAATTGCAGATGGTGCATGCAACTTATCAACAAAAACAGCGTCAGTGTTTGATTCCAGACTTCAGGATGCTGAATAGGTATTCCAGAAAGTTCCAGAAAGATGTGGCATACAGTACAGATGCTGTGAGTTGTGAACAGTACCTtacattattctttttttgttattttttctttttggaaggTGCAATAATTGAGCAATTTATGTTTTTCTCCCCCTGGTTAAGTAATTGACACTGGGCAAattgttattaaatatttttttattattgtgtattCTTAAAACATTGTGTATTCAAATGTGTTTCTAAGGAGTGTGTTAATATTTTTGGGCCCTATTTTGACAATCTGATGCATAGCAGCGAGCAGAAAGCTCAAACAACATTTATGATTGGGTCCATATCCccagtaattaaaaaaagggaacTGTTGTCCcaagtttctttattttactttacttagtttCTTAATTATCTTGAGGAGGGTTTCAGACATAAGATATAATGAACCGATCAGAATGGCAcatacatcattttaaaaagtaggGGTGCAAGATTTAGGGCGAATTGCTATTATGATGCTATTACACAAGAACAAAACAGGGTCCATAGCCTGGCCAAAGCTAGCAGAATTTTCTCCATGATGTATAATCAACACAagcaccacacacccacacatttctaaaatgtaCAGCTTAAATATAGTTTAATAATGTAGCCCTGACTTATAATATAAGATTATTTACACTGCCTCTGCCTGCCTTCACTGGCTCCAGAAATTCACAAAACCAATGGTAAACAGTGGGAAAGGTGGGAAAATGTGCCTTAGATTGTCAAAATAGAGCCCATTCAATGAATAagtaatgcatatttatttatttatgtatgtccATATATAGAACTTTGTAAAACATGGAAGTAATTTTTGCTCAACTGTTGTGCCAGGTTTACAGTAGTATAAAGGCCACTTGGTTTTGAACACTTCATACCCAGTGGATGAACTTAAATCTTAAGTGACCGTGACACATTTGCTTGCCTTTGAAATAGCTG
Encoded here:
- the LOC114800292 gene encoding transmembrane protein 88-like, with amino-acid sequence MCGVDAELDDGVEDDRDQEDEFVLAEGARMLPPPVAHCEGGAWGGRRSRCGCLASGAGLLLWNVALAATCLLLLAAVFALVLLPALLLLYAGFLCHSRVLASPSTICHYLDDNSCSALIILGFVMMSPLVVVAAATFCGLLRHLRLLWFFQPISGAWYQGRGLCWREDLRAWV